The Pochonia chlamydosporia 170 chromosome 1, whole genome shotgun sequence genome window below encodes:
- a CDS encoding C6 finger domain-containing protein (similar to Cordyceps militaris CM01 XP_006673174.1), whose translation MPVVAILRERKIVKSEDRDDHQERPGSPPYVWIQLWRGKAETATVVPELLPVEWHFLECIAFYNTVVLEFVQTSQAIPSGFNEPYSARAAEPMMDTIVAFTLAVRIATVSRVYGNRLQPSEAYNTAHLWSHLYRRVENTLQKINYDIKNRPFTAIPAILQNIHGIKGVELMLQSPGWRPHMEGFLALLKFYGGPKVVLNRYGIGHAPNDCVVESVIANTVAPPNDQILGVSDFSNEDIIFLYSHMSHPSLPCPTLLFEEILNINHLRVGMYYGALTRPEVCLRADKIFARIDEFVPSKWTESYPLPDIPEVPLLAHIFQVAVGLFGRLVLPVGDGALGHKDRVKRRDSLLQLISKAFESENCQSALNWPLAVVGYALAGGSPNDQALVSRYLVEAAIEPNSTQPLVIKAKLQRFWASGMTEWDDCWREPFVVIG comes from the exons ATGCCCGTTGTAGCGATCCTCAGAGAGAGGAAGATTGTCAAATCTGAAGACCGGGATGATCACCAGGAACGGCCCGGCTCGCCACCGTATGTCTGGATTCAGCTGTGGCGTGGGAAGGCTGAGACGGCTACTGTGGTTCCTGAGCTTCTTCCCGTGGAGTGGCACTTTCTCGAGTGTATTGCGTTTT ATAACACGGTAGTGCTGGAGTTTGTGCAGACGTCTCAGGCGATACCAAGTGGTTTCAATGAGCCGTACTCTGCTCGGGCGGCAGAGCCAATGATGGACACTATCGTTGCGTTTACACTTGCCGTGCGTATTGCGACAGTATCACGAGTCTATGGTAATCGACTGCAGCCAAGTGAAGCGTACAACACTGCTCATCTGTGGTCTCATCTGTACCGTCGGGTCGAAAATACTCTTCAAAAGATCAACTATGACATTAAAAACAGACCGTTTACCGCCATACCTGCCATCCTGCAAAATATTCATGGCATAAAGGGAGTAGAG CTGATGTTGCAGTCTCCGGGTTGGAGACCCCATATGGAAGGTTTCCTGGCTCTGCTCAAGTTCTACGGCGGCCCAAAGGTTGTTCTCAACCGTTATGGTATTGGACACGCACCAAATGATTGTGTAGT GGAATCCGTCATTGCCAACACAGTTGCCCCCCCGAATGACCAGATTCTCGGGGTATCAGACTTTAGCAACGAGGACATCATCTTTCTCTACAGCCACATGAGTCATCCTAGCTTGCCCTGTCCAACCCTCCTCTTTGAAGAGATACTGAATATTAATCACCTACGCGTCGGCATGTACTACGGTGCTCTCACCCGGCCAGAAGTGTGTCTCCGGGCCGACAAAATATTCGCACGCATCGACGAATTTGTGCCAAGTAAATGGACTGAGTCATACCCTTTACCAGACATACCCGAAGTTCCGCTCCTTGCGCATATCTTCCAGGTGGCCGTGGGCTTGTTTGGCCGTCTGGTCTTGCCGGTGGGAGACGGGGCGTTGGGCCACAAGGATAGAGTCAAAAGGCGAGACTCTTTACTTCAGCTTATTTCGAAGGCGTTCGAGTCGGAGAATTGCCAGAGTGCCTTGAACTGGCCACTTGCAGTCGTTGGGTACGCTCTCGCTGGTGGTTCTCCTAATGATCAGGCCCTTGTAAGTCGGTATCTGGTTGAAGCAGCGATAGAGCCCAATTCTACCCAGCCGCTGGTTATCAAGGCGAAGTTGCAGAGGTTCTGGGCGTCTGGAATGACGGAGTGGGATGACTGCTGGCGGGAACCATTCGTGGTGATCGGTTGA
- a CDS encoding Frataxin-like protein (similar to Metarhizium robertsii ARSEF 23 XP_007818721.1) codes for MSRQGAAQISRLIAQASRPNVVRSNLRLLPRASTRPLSNRLPYQSFSTSPQVSKGIMPETDNPGKQDVQETRPSFGVVELSDGEYHELADSFLEVVLSKFEQLQDAREDIDIEYSSGVMTINVADKGTYVINKQPPNKQIWLSSPISGPKRYDWCIIGEGQGDKEGTGSGNWIYGRDGVSLPELILEELDVVIEGPATS; via the exons ATGTCCCGACAAGGAGCAGCCCAGATCTCCAGACTCATAGCCCAAGCTAGTCGACCTAATGTTGTCCGCTCAAATCTCCGACTGCTCCCACGGGCTTCCACGCGACCTCTATCAAACCGACTTCCATACCAATCCTTTTCAACATCGCCTCAAGTCTCGAAAGGCATCATGCCCGAGACAGACAACCCCGGCAAACAAGACGTTCAAGAAACCCGTCCCAGCTTCGGCGTAGTCGAGCTGTCTGACGGCGAATACCACGAACTAGCAGACAGCTTCTTGGAGGTGGTGCTCTCCAAATTCGAGCAGCTCCAAGATGCGCGCGAggacattgacattgaataCTCG tctggtgtcatgACCATCAATGTCGCCGACAAGGGCACCTACGTCATCAACAAGCAGCCGCCCAACAAGCAAATCTGGCTGTCGAGCCCCATTTCCGGCCCCAAACGCTACGACTGGTGCATCATTGGCGAAGGACAAGGCGACAAGGAGGGAACCGGCTCAGGGAACTGGATCTATGGGCGTGACGGCGTCAGTCTACCGGAGTTGATTCTCGAGGAACTGGATGTTGTCATTGAGGGACCTGCTACGAGCTAG
- a CDS encoding AP-3 complex subunit sigma (similar to Metarhizium acridum CQMa 102 XP_007809995.1) — protein sequence MINAFLVFNGQGQPRLTKFYTQLETSIQQRLISEIFTLVSNRPSGSCNFLPLPPLLAASGTSHSSSEEQNDVPSLVTYRNYATLYFIIISTSTESPLALIDLIQVYVEALDKLFENVCELDLIFNFETLHATLSEMIIGGVVIETNLDRIVSGVRAQGTVAKRPVNEGRSAGIGSGLGMGGNFAWAGR from the exons ATGATTAATGCTTTTTTGGTCTTTAATGGCCAGGGTCAGCCTAGACTGACGAAATTCTACACGCAGCTG GAGACGAGCATTCAGCAGCGATTGATATCGGAAATCTTTACCCTGGTTTCGAACCGACCCTCCGGCTCTTGCAACTTCCTACCATTACCGCCTCTCCTCGCTGCCTCTGGAACGTCACATTCCTCGTCCGAAGAGCAGAACGACGTGCCGTCTCTCGTGACGTACCGCAACTACGCGACCCTTTACTTCATCATAATATCCACATCAACCGAGTCGCCTCTCGCATTGATCGATTTGATCCAAGTCTACGTCGAAGCTCTGGACAAGCTATTCGAAAACGTGTGCGAACtcgacctcatcttcaactttgaaaCTTTACATGCTACGCTATCAGAAATGATAATAGGTGGTGTGGTCATAGAAACGAATTTGGACCGCATCGTCTCCGGGGTTAGAGCACAAGGCACCGTGGCTAAGCGGCCAGTGAACGAGGGGAGAAGCGCAGGAATCGGTTCAGGCTTGGGAATGGGTGGTAATTTCGCCTGGGCAGGCCGATGA
- a CDS encoding diphthamide biosynthesis protein (similar to Metarhizium acridum CQMa 102 XP_007809992.1): protein MSDDENLSIYDEIEIEDMTFDETLQLYHYPCPCGDRFQIALDDLRDEQDIAVCPSCSLMIRVIFDLDDLPKPPPPNNGAQVPVAA from the exons ATGTCTGACGACGAAAACCTCTCCATCTACGACGAGATCGAGATCGAGGATATGACTTTTGACGAAACCCTCCAGCTCTACCACTACCCATGCCCTTGCGGAGACCGCTTCCAGATCGCGTTGGATGATTTACGCGACGAGCAGGATATTGCTGTTTGCCCCAGCTGCAGTCTAATGATTCGAGTTATTTTCGACCTG GACgatttgccaaagccacccCCTCCCAACAACGGCGCACAAGTTCCCGTCGCTGCCTAA
- a CDS encoding sterol delta 5,6-desaturase ERG3 (similar to Metarhizium acridum CQMa 102 XP_007809999.1), with protein sequence MDVVLDICETYVGDHLYAWLLPAERKPYDADLFNNATTFPFGLECNYEPPTKYFTIRPSPAICQSSLPRDNILRQSINLFLIFWIFGMVVYFFFSTLSYVFIFDKEQQKHPKYLKNQVRLEIKETLAALPGMSLLTLPLVLGEIRGYTKMYDTIADGPGLWYEVLQFPLFLLFTDFCIYWVHRGLHHPLVYKTLHKKHHKWVVPTPFAAYAFHPADGWAQSLPYHVFTFIFPMNKFSFLLLFVFVIFWTILIHDGEYLANNPVINGAACHTVHHLYFNYNYGQYTTLWDRIGGSHRAPEKELFEKEKKNGRVEWERQSKGVESMILEVEGEDDRVYTPEDVKKNK encoded by the exons ATGGATGTTGTCCTCGATATCTGCGAAACATACGTCGGTGATCATTTATACGCCTGGTTACTTCCCGCGGAACGGAAACCTTACGATGCCGACTTATTCAACAACGCGACAACGTTCCCCTTCGGACTAGAATGCAACTATGAGCCTCCAACCAAATACTTCACAATCCGGCCATCGCCGGCGATTTGCCAAAGCTCCTTGCCCAGAGACAACATACTCAGACAATCCATTAACCTTTTCCTAATATTCTG GATCTTCGGCATGGTCgtctacttcttcttctccacgcTCTCCTACGTATTCATCTTCGACAAAGAACAGCAAAAACACCCAAAATACCTCAAAAACCAAGTCCGCCTCGAAATAAAAGAGaccctcgccgccctccCCGGCATGtccctcctcaccctccccctcgtcctcggcgAAATCCGCGGCTACACCAAAATGTACGACACCATCGCCGACGGCCCTGGGCTGTGGTACGAAGTCCTGCAGTTCCCGCTGTTTCTGCTCTTCACCGACTTCTGCATCTACTGGGTGCATCGCGGCTTACACCACCCGCTCGTATACAAGACCCTCCACAAGAAGCATCACAAGTGGGTGGTGCCGACGCCCTTTGCGGCGTATGCGTTTCACCCTGCGGACGGGTGGGCGCAGAGTCTGCCGTACCACGTGTTCACGTTTATTTTTCCCATGAACAAGTTTTCGtttttgctgctgtttgtTTTTGTGATTTTTTGGACTATTCTGATCCATGATGGGGAGTATCTCGCGAATAATCCTGTTATTAATGGGGCGGCGTGCCATACGGTTCATCATTTGTACTTTAATTATAACTATGGACAGTATACGACGCTGTGGGATCGGATTGGTGGGAGTCATCGCGCGCCGGAGAAGGAGCTGtttgagaaggagaagaagaatgggAGGGTTGAGTGGGAGAGGCAGAGTAAGGGGGTGGAGAGCATGATTCTTGAGGTGGAAGGGGAGGATGACCGGGTGTATACGCCggaggatgtgaagaagaataaatAG
- a CDS encoding sugar porter (SP) family MFS transporter (similar to Coccidioides immitis RS XP_001248780.1), producing MAQRWTWVMEDMQLAMPVGAEFEASCDQKEPAASLLGFANHASDQRRLSSGSESSWTDTGDIGEQLGDEHDPVRLQLPEELEQELLAGVQKRQPKHLKKVRIHDPSPSRYHRSQSLPRIIDKEAIEIPQVKPRRPSLAERCIGAIMSGRSGSIHGLTGKALLYFTSIFVSLGVFLFGYDQGVMSGIITGPHFIDYFDHPSKAHVGTMVAILEIGAFISSLVVGRVGDIIGRRRTILYGSCIFFVGGALQTLATSMTMMMVGRIIAGVGVGMLSTIVPVYQSEISPPHNRGKLACIEFSGNIIGYTTSVWVDYGCGFIESNMSWRAPLFMQCVMGALLGLGSLIIVESPRWLLDNDHDEEGMVVIANLYGGGDIHNQKAREEYREIKMNVLLQRQEGERTYADMFKRYSTRVFIAMSAQALAQLNGINVISYYAPYVFESAGWVGHDAVLMTGLNGITYFLSTIPPWYLVDRWGRRPILLSGAVAMTISLSLISYFIYLDVKWTPRMVVLFVMIYNAAFGYSWGPIPWLYPPEILPLSIRSKGASLSTATNWAFNWLVGEMTPILQEWIKWRLYLVHAFFCTVSFVIVYFVYPETCGVRLEEMDSLFGDASTVMGTPSIHADTESLIRAGSPGPSRDIPGMSLDAAAEMDDDRKSQIQTSGGEDRSIGGWLSRVVARGRSPSANSSQGRYAPLGQQDENRRNDG from the exons ATGGCACAGAGGTGGACCTGGGTCATGGAAGACATGCAGCTTGCAATGCCAGTCGGAGCTGAGTTTGAGGCTAGCTGCGACCAAAAAGAGCCA GCCGCCTCGTTGCTTGGGTTCGCGAACCACGCCTCTGACCAGCGCCGGCTGTCCTCCGGCTCTGAATCCTCCTGGACTGACACGGGCGATATTGGCGAACAGCTTGGCGACGAACACGATCCCGTACGGCTTCAGCTGCCCGAAGAGCTTGAACAAGAGCTCCTCGCTGGTGTGCAGAAGCGTCAACCCAAACACCTCAAAAAGGTCCGCATACACGATCCGTCTCCGAGCCGTTACCATCGATCCCAGTCGTTACCTCGAATCATCGATAAAGAGGCCATCGAAATCCCACAGGTTAAACCACGACGACCCTCACTTGCTGAACGTTGCATTGGAGCCATCATGTCTGGGAGATCGGGGTCCATCCATGGCCTGACGGGCAAGGCCTTGCT CTATTTCACTAGCATCTTTGTTTCGCTTGGCGTGTTTCTGTTTGGCTATGATCAAGGCGTCATGTCGGGTATTATTAC TGGCCCACACTTTATCGATTACTTCGATCACCCTTCCAAAGCACATGTTGGCACCATGGTCGCAATCTTGGAGATTGGCGCCTTTATTTCGTCGCTAGTCGTCGGTCGAGTAGGAGACATTATTGGCCGCAGACGCACCATCTTGTACGGCTCTTGTATCTTCTTCGTTGGCGGTGCATTGCAGACGCTGGCAACCTCGatgaccatgatgatggtcGGCCGTATCATTGCCGGTGTGGGTGTTGGTATGCTATCCACCATTGTGCCAGTGTATCAGTCGGAGATTTCTCCTCCCCATAACCGTGGAAAGCTGGCATGTATCGAGTTTTCTGGCAACATTATCGGGTACACAACGTCCGTCTGGGTAGACTACGGCTGCGGTTTCATCGAAAGCAACATGTCGTGGAGAGCGCCGCTCTTCATGCAGTGCGTCATGGGTGCTCTCCTCGGGTTGGGCAGTCTAATCATTGTTGAATCTCCAAG GTGGCTCCTTGACAACGATCACGACGAGGAAGGCATGGTGGTCATTGCCAATCTTTATGGGGGTGGTGACATTCACAATCAAAAAGCCAGAGAGGAATACCGCGAAATCAAGATGAACGTGCTGCTTCAGCGACAGGAAGGCGAACGAACTTACGCCGACATGTTCAAAAGATACAGCACTCGGGTTTTTATTGCCATGTCCGCACAAGCTCTGGCTCAGCTGAATGGCATCAACGTCATCTCGTACTATGCTCCATACGTCTTTGAATCGGCTGGTTGGGTTGGCCACGATGCTGTCCTGATGACAGGTTTGAACGGCATTACGTACTTCTTGTCCACCATTCCGCCCTGGTACTTGGTCGATCGATGGGGAAGACGCCCGATCCTCTTGTCCGGCGCGGTAGCCATGACCATTTCGCTCTCACTCATTTCGTACTTTATCTACCTTGACGTCAAGTGGACGCCGAGAATGGTGGTGCTATTCGTTATGATTTACAATGCGGCGTTTGGCTACTCCTGGGGTCCAATTCCATGGCTATATCCCCCAGAGATTCTTCCCCTCAGCATTCGATCCAAGGGCGCTAGTCTGTCCACGGCTACCAACTGGGCTTTCAActggcttgttggagaaatGACGCCAATTCTGCAggaatggatcaaatggagaCTATATCTGGTGCATGCGTTTTTCTGCACCGTGTCATTTGTTATCG TCTATTTTGTCTACCCCGAGACCTGCGGTGTACGACTCGAGGAAATGGATTCGCTTTTCGGTGATGCTAGCACTGTAATGGGcacaccatccatccatgctGATACCGAATCCCTCATTCGAGCCGGCTCACCGGGACCTTCTCGAGACATTCCCGGCATGTCGCTTGATGCCGCCGCAGAAATGGACGACGACCGCAAATCACAAATTCAAACTAGCGGTGGCGAAGACCGAAGCATCGGCGGGTGGCTTTCCAGAGTCGTAGCCCGCGGCCGATCACCGAGCGCGAACAGCAGCCAAGGTCGATATGCCCCCTTGGGCCAGCAGGATGAGAATCGCCGCAACGACGGCTGA
- a CDS encoding leucyl-tRNA synthetase (similar to Aspergillus terreus NIH2624 XP_001212476.1), translating to MTANSVPKAMEALSISKTKELKGVCKPEISITLLKTYFDDPARQTEKRDSLIAVEKKYQQKWQDDKVFEVDAPTTAEVPLHSIPAAELREKVPKFFGCMAYPYMNGTLHAGHTFSASKVEFAAGVARMQGKRALFPMGFHCTGMPIKACADKLINEIGKFGKDFSGYNEDAEAAEEKPAAPAAKQTKEDITKFTTNKSKANAKTAKMKYQFQIMQAIGIPTEEIHQFADPQHWLKFFPPLAIRDLTSFGCRIDWRRSFITTDANPYYDAFVRWQMNRLKELNKIKFGKRYTIYSIKDGQPCMDHDRAEGEAVNPQEYTALKLKVLEWAPKAAEAVKGKVPDNAEIFLVPATLRPETMYGQTCCFVGPKITYGIFKAGENSYYVVTDRAARNMAYQGILAQEGVIEKAGEIQGTDIVGTLVNAPLSCHKEGVRVLPMETVLPTKGTGVVTSVPSDSPDDFATVTDLAKKADYYGIKKEWAELEIFPIIETPSYGDLCAPFLVKKLKIASPKDTKQLEEAKELAYKEGFYQGILKVGDFKGEKVETAKPKVRQQLIDAREAFAYSEPERKVVSRSGDDCIVALMDQWYLDYGEEKWRETALKWVENADGKGLNTWTQETKNSFEGVLNWLNQWACARTYGLGSKLPWDPQFLVESLSDSTIYMAYYTVCHWLHKDLYGREKGVGNVSPDQLTDEVWDYLFCRRDLSDEILTSSKIPKATLESMRREFEYFYPLDVRSSGKDLIPNHLTFFLYIHLAIFPPEYWPRGIRANGHLMLNGEKMAKSTGNFMTLRDLVEKYGADASRIAIADAGDGVSDANFEEDVADNNILRLFNLREWCEEMVREQADLRTGETNNFQDALFQNEMNGVAQEAIDQYAQTNYKLALKAALYELTSARDFYREACAAGGIKMHKDLVFKYIEVQALLMAVIAPHWSEHIWLEVLKKPTTIQNATFPSVPPVDPALSAKRDYVRNTASNINSAEGQQLKKKAKGKETSFDPKQPKKLTIYMSDKFPAWQAKYIALLKEMWDPATNSVNDKELNGKIAKMGEMKKAMPFAQTLKKRLQAGESPSVVLEQKLAFDEKETMAQMLPGLKKTAGLVACDVLVVEEGGKKGVNLVDGKEVDITVLIAENAVPGVPTFFFENVNA from the coding sequence ATGACTGCAAATTCCGTGCccaaggccatggaggcCTTGTCTATTTCCAAAACCAAGGAATTGAAAGGGGTATGCAAGCCTGAGATATCTATTACTTTGTTGAAAACTTATTTTGACGATCCTGCCCGCCAGACCGAAAAGCGAGACTCCTTGATTGCCGTCGAGAAAAAGTACCAGCAAAAATGGCAAGACGACAAAGTCTTCGAAGTCGACGCTCCCACGACCGCTGAAGTGCCGCTGCACTCGATCCCCGCCGCCGAACTGCGAGAGAAGGTTCCCAAGTTCTTCGGATGCATGGCCTATCCGTACATGAACGGCACTCTGCATGCTGGCCATACTTTTTCGGCCAGTAAAGTCGAGTTTGCTGCTGGCGTGGCAAGAATGCAGGGAAAGCGAGCCCTGTTCCCCATGGGATTTCACTGCACTGGTATGCCTATCAAGGCCTGCGCCGACAAGCTGATCAACGAAATTGGCAAATTTGGCAAGGACTTTTCTGGATACAACGAGGATGcggaggctgctgaggagaAGCCTGCTGCCCCGGCTGCTAAGCAGACCAAGGAGGATATCACCAAGTTTACTACCAATaagagcaaggcaaatgccaagacggccaagatgaagtACCAGTTCCAAATCATGCAGGCAATTGGTATCCCCACCGAGGAGATCCATCAGTTTGCCGACCCTCAGCATTGGCTGAAGTTCTTCCCTCCCCTGGCTATTCGAGACTTGACTAGCTTTGGCTGCAGAATCGACTGGCGAAGATCGTTTATTACCACGGATGCTAACCCCTACTATGATGCCTTCGTCCGATGGCAAATGAACCGCTTGAAAGAGTTGAACAAGATCAAGTTCGGGAAGAGATATACCATCTACTCTATCAAGGACGGACAACCTTGCATGGACCACGACCGCGCCGAAGGAGAGGCGGTTAACCCCCAGGAGTATACtgctttgaagttgaaggtcTTGGAATGGGCTCCTAAAGCTGCCGAGGCTGTTAAGGGCAAGGTGCCTGATAACGCTGAAATCTTTTTGGTTCCTGCCACCTTGAGACCGGAAACCATGTACGGTCAGACCTGCTGTTTCGTTGGACCCAAGATCACCTATGGTATTTTCAAGGCCGGCGAGAACTCATACTACGTTGTCACCGACAGAGCTGCTCGCAACATGGCCTATCAGGGTATCTTGGCACAGGAAGGTGTTATTGAGAAGGCTGGCGAGATTCAGGGCACTGACATCGTCGGAACCCTGGTGAACGCACCATTGTCATGCCACAAGGAGGGTGTTCGGGTCTTGCCCATGGAGACAGTTTTGCCAACTAAGGGAACTGGTGTCGTTACCTCTGTGCCTTCAGACAGTCCCGATGACTTTGCCACCGTGACCGAcctggccaagaaggctgatTACTACGGTATCAAGAAGGAATGGGCCGAGTTGGAGATTTTCCCAATTATCGAGACCCCTTCATATGGAGACTTGTGTGCCCCTTTCTTGGTcaagaagttgaagattgcTTCTCCCAAGGATACCAAGCAGctggaagaggccaaggagctgGCTTACAAGGAGGGCTTTTACCAGGGTATCTTGAAGGTCGGTGACTTCAAGGGTGAAAAGGTCGAGACGGCTAAGCCCAAGGTTCGCCAACAGCTAATTGATGCCAGGGAGGCCTTTGCCTACTCTGAGCCTGAGCGAAAGGTCGTTTCCCGATCCGGCGACGACTGTATTGTTGCTTTGATGGACCAATGGTACTTGGACTATGGTGAGGAGAAATGGAGGGAGACTGCCTTGAAGTGGGTTGAGAACGCCGATGGCAAGGGCTTGAACACCTGGACCCAGGAAACCAAGAACAGTTTCGAGGGTGTCTTGAACTGGTTGAATCAGTGGGCTTGTGCCCGTACCTACGGATTGGGCTCCAAGCTGCCCTGGGACCCTCAATTCTTGGTTGAGAGTTTGAGCGATTCTACGATTTACATGGCTTACTACACAGTCTGCCACTGGCTGCACAAGGACTTGTATGGACGTGAGAAGGGCGTCGGTAATGTTTCCCCCGACCAGCTGACTGACGAGGTCTGGGACTACCTGTTCTGCCGGCGCGACTTGAGCGATGAAATCTTGACCTCATCCAAGATTCCCAAGGCAACCCTGGAGAGCATGCGTCGTGAGTTTGAGTACTTCTACCCCTTGGATGTGCGAAGCTCTGGAAAGGACTTGATTCCCAACCACTTGACGTTCTTCTTGTACATCCACTTGGCTATCTTCCCGCCCGAGTACTGGCCTCGAGGTATCCGAGCCAATGGCCACTTGATGTTGAACGGAGaaaagatggccaagagTACCGGTAACTTCATGACCCTGCGCGACTTGGTCGAGAAGTACGGAGCCGACGCTTCTCGTATCGCCATAGCCGACGCCGGTGACGGTGTTAGTGACGCCAATTTCGAAGAAGACGTTGCCGACAACAACATCCTGCGTCTGTTCAACTTGCGTGAGTGGTGTGAGGAAATGGTCCGCGAGCAGGCCGACTTGCGCACTGGAGAAACCAATAACTTCCAGGATGCACTGTTCCAAAACGAAATGAACGGCGTTGCCCAAGAAGCCATCGACCAGTACGCCCAAACCAACTACAAGTTGGCCCTGAAGGCCGCTCTCTACGAGTTGACCAGCGCCCGTGACTTCTACCGCGAGGCCTGCGCTGCTGGCGGCATCAAGATGCACAAGGACCTGGTCTTCAAGTACATCGAGGTTCAAGCCCTGCTGATGGCCGTCATTGCACCCCACTGGTCCGAACACATCTGGCTGGAGGTCTTGAAGAAACCCACGACCATCCAAAACGCTACCTTCCCCAGCGTTCCTCCCGTCGATCCCGCCCTGTCCGCTAAGCGAGACTACGTCCGTAACACAGcttccaacatcaactcGGCAGAAGGCcagcagctgaagaagaaggccaagggcaaggagaCGTCCTTTGACCCCAAGCAGCCCAAGAAGCTGACAATTTACATGTCGGACAAGTTCCCCGCCTGGCAAGCCAAATACATTGCCTTGCTGAAGGAAATGTGGGATCCAGCCACCAACTccgtcaacgacaaggaACTGAACGGCAAAATCGCCAAGATGGGCGAAATGAAGAAGGCCATGCCCTTTGCTCAGACCCTGAAGAAGCGTCTGCAGGCAGGGGAGTCGCCTAGCGTGGTCTTGGAGCAGAAGCTGGCCTTTGACGAGAAGGAGACGATGGCACAGATGCTGCCGGGCCTGAAGAAGActgctggtctggtggcatgtGATGTGTTGGTCGTGGAGGAAGGGGGCAAGAAGGGTGTGAActtggttgatggcaaggaggTTGATATTACGGTGTTGATTGCTGAGAATGCTGTGCCGGGGGTGCCTACCTTCTTTTTTGAGAATGTAAATGCCTGA
- a CDS encoding N-ethylmaleimide reductase (similar to Metarhizium acridum CQMa 102 XP_007810000.1), which produces MTSTSNLFQPLSIGNITLNHRLALAPLTRFRASDNHVPRPLMTEYYKQRSSVPGTLLITEGTFISPQDGGLPNVPGIWSEEQVTAWRDVTDAVHKNGSYIYAQLWSLGRAAVPSVAAKENITISAPDAIPSGPDSPTPRKLSVAQIQQKKEAYVAAARNAIAAGFDGVELHGANGYLIDQFLQDVSNQRDDEYGGSVENRSRFAVEVAAAVAREIGAERTGIRLSPWSTFGGMRMADPVPQFSDVIEKLDRLNLSYLHLVEPRIAGNVDVESTETLDFAYDLWKGPLLIAGGFKPDTARKLVDKEKPGRDIVVVFGRHFISTPDLPYRVQKGLELEKYDRSTFYNTKDSVGYTDYPFSKEFLESRKGQAIKASV; this is translated from the coding sequence ATGACTTCGACATCCAATCTCTTCCAACCCCTATCAATAGGCAACATCACCCTCAACCACCGCCTCGCCCTCGCCCCCCTCACCCGCTTCCGCGCCTCAGACAACCACGTCCCCCGTCCCCTCATGACGGAATACTACAAGCAGCGCAGCTCCGTCCCCGGAACCCTCCTCATAACCGAAGGAACATTCATCTCCCCCCAGGACGGCGGCCTCCCCAACGTTCCAGGCATCTGGAGCGAAGAACAAGTCACCGCCTGGCGAGACGTCACCGACGCAGTCCACAAGAACGGAAGCTACATCTACGCGCAACTATGGTCCCTCGGCCGAGCGGCGGTGCCGTccgtcgccgccaaagaaaacatcaccatctctgCGCCGGACGCCATCCCCAGCGGTCCTGATTCCCCTACCCCACGGAAACTGAGCGTCGCGCAGATTcagcagaagaaggaggcgtatgttgcggcggcgaggaaCGCCATCGCCGCGGGATTCGATGGCGTGGAACTCCACGGCGCGAATGGGTACCTCATCGACCAGTTTTTGCAGGATGTTTCCAACCAGCGGGATGACGAGTACGGCGGCAGTGTTGAGAACCGGTCTCGTTTCGCGGtggaggttgctgctgctgttgcgcGGGAAATCGGCGCGGAGAGGACGGGCATTCGTCTCAGTCCGTGGAGCACGTTTGGCGGGATGAGAATGGCTGATCCGGTTCCTCAGTTTTCAGACGTGATTGAGAAGTTGGACCGGTTGAATCTCTCGTACTTGCATCTGGTGGAGCCTCGCATCGCGGGGAATGTGGACGTCGAGAGCACGGAGACGCTGGATTTTGCGTACGATTTGTGGAAGGGACCGCTTCTGATTGCCGGTGGGTTTAAGCCGGACACTGCGCGGAAGTTGGTTGATAAGGAGAAGCCTGGGAGGGATAtcgtggtggtgtttgggagGCATTTCATCTCGACGCCTGACTTGCCGTATCGGGTGCAGAAGgggctggagctggaaaAGTATGACCGGAGTACGTTTTATAATACGAAGGACTCGGTTGGGTATACCGACTATCCTTTCAGTAAGGAGTTTCTTGAGAGTCGGAAAGGGCAGGCTATAAAGGCGTCTGTGTGA